Below is a genomic region from Carassius auratus strain Wakin chromosome 2, ASM336829v1, whole genome shotgun sequence.
aatacaaaaaaataaatatatatgtatgaaacACATTAATTAAGCTGCATCAGTTCTCGAGCTGGATATCTGAAGTAGCAACCTGCTGAGAGAACATAATCACAGTAGCCAAATATTGTGCTTGAGTAActgaatcacaacacacacagtccTATACATTTATGTCATTTAATGCCTTTAAATATTGGCACTTTGACTTTTTGTTCGCTTATTTAGCAGATAAAAGGAAtgagacttgtgtgtgtgttttacatcatatgtgtatatatatataaacaccaaAAAGAGCATGTCAGtgaatgaaagaaattaatacttgagTCATTaacattagcatttttttttcatggtcaGCACATCCATAGTATCACATTTCTCCGgacatcaaataaatgtgtgcagAATAATAATAAGCTGTGCAGTGTAATTAGATCTCCCACATTCTCAGCATCATCCAGCAAGTCAACATCTATCTCCCAAACAGTACTTTGACGTCAAACAGAAACAAGCTTATACACACAGAGACGCCAGTCCATACCAGCAGCAGCAGATCTCCTTGAAGGTTTTCCTCATCTCTTGGCTCCTGAATGCGTAGATGAGAGGGTCTATGACCGAGTTGCACATAATGAGGATCAGATACATGTTGAAGTGGGACAtgaaacagatgcaatatggattcCGGGGGCAAGAGATCATGAGGATGAGGTGCAAAAAAAAGGGAGCCCAGCACACCACGAATACTCCCAGCAGGATAGTGATAGTGATGGCCCCTTTCATATTTGCCGCCTGCCAGATAGGGCCGTTGCCAGGGAGGGCGGCAATGCGCTTCATGTGCAGCCGGGCTAGAAGAAACATGTGGACGTAGAGCGAGGCCATAAGCGCCAGCATGGTGAAGAACATGCTGATAAGGCAGATGAGAACGGTGGTGCTCTCAGAGTACACAATAAAGAGCACGCCAGAGACCGTACACAAGGTCCAGATGCATGTGATGATGGTGCCCGCCCGCCGTTGGGTCATGATGTTGTGGTAGCGCAAGGCGTAGAAGATTGTGATGTAGCGGTCCACCGCTATGGCCAACAAACTCCAAATGGAGGCCAACAGTGAGCTGCAGATCATCGAGTCAAAAATGTTGTCCATGTTCTTGATGATGCTCTCGCGATAAGTTAGGTTGCCCCCCGTGATGAGTGCCATCACTACCGTTTCGGAGGCATTTGAGACACTGACCAACAAGTCTGCTACAGCTAAACTGCAGATAAAGAAGTACATGGGAGAATGAAGGTTCTTGTTCTTGATAATAGCAGCAATCACTAAAATGTTCTCCAGGAGACTGACGAGCCCGAGTGTGAGGAAGACCTCTGTGGAGATGAGTAGCTGCTCGTAACATCCAGAGGTTGATCCTCTCTCACCTTGATCAGGCTTTCCCACTGGCAAAGCC
It encodes:
- the LOC113110815 gene encoding melanocortin receptor 4 codes for the protein MNTSHHHGLHHSYRNHSQGALPVGKPDQGERGSTSGCYEQLLISTEVFLTLGLVSLLENILVIAAIIKNKNLHSPMYFFICSLAVADLLVSVSNASETVVMALITGGNLTYRESIIKNMDNIFDSMICSSLLASIWSLLAIAVDRYITIFYALRYHNIMTQRRAGTIITCIWTLCTVSGVLFIVYSESTTVLICLISMFFTMLALMASLYVHMFLLARLHMKRIAALPGNGPIWQAANMKGAITITILLGVFVVCWAPFFLHLILMISCPRNPYCICFMSHFNMYLILIMCNSVIDPLIYAFRSQEMRKTFKEICCCWYGLASLCV